CAAAGTAAAGCGGCGTCGGCCGGCCGCAAAATTCCTTCAGGTAGTACTCGAACTCGCGCTGGAACTCAGGATCTTTCTGCGCGCGGTGATACTCGTCCTCCAACTCCCGCAACGCATGCATCAACGTTTCGGGCACAAAACGCCCGCCATACGGACCGAAGTGACCCTCGAGATCAGGAAGGTTTTGACTGGCAACTGCGTTCATGTAGGCAGGCTAAACAACAACGAGTGGATTAGAAAGTCAGAAAGTGGGCGATCCACGATACTCTCTCCGACCAGGTTACTTTTCCACTTGCTCCGCCGCTGCCTTTGCAGCTGCGACAAATTTCCACATCTTCGAGGGGTCTTTCTTCCCCGGCGACGATTCCACTCCGCTGGAAACATCCACGGCGTAAGGCTGTGCTTTGCGCACGGCGTCGGCGACATTCTCCGGTGTTAATCCTCCGGCGAGGATGATCGGCCGCCCAAGTTTCTTCGCCTCGACAGCGAGGCCCCAGTTGAACGTTGCGCCCGAGCCGCCCAGCTTGTCCGGCACGTAACCGTCCAGCAACCACGCGTCGGTCCTGTAAGCCGGGAGCATTCGAAGTGAGTCCGGGTTTTGGATCCGAAACGCCTTATAGACTTTGAGCGGCGAAAATTTCCCACAGAACTCCGGCGGTTCGTCGCCGTGAAATTGCAAAGTGTCGAGGCCGCACCCAGCGACGTGTTTCCGAACCACTTCTTCGGCTGCGTCCACGAAGACGCCGACTTTTGCAACGAACGGCGGCAATTGGCGGGCGATCTCGCGGGCAGTTTCGAGAGAAACACTGCGCGGACTTTTTTCGTAAAACATGAAACCGAGCGCGTCCGCGCCGGCGTCCACAGCCGCCAATGCGTCGTCGAGACTGGTAATCCCGCAGATTTTCACCCGCACGCTC
This genomic stretch from Candidatus Angelobacter sp. harbors:
- a CDS encoding phosphoribosylanthranilate isomerase; this translates as MSVRVKICGITSLDDALAAVDAGADALGFMFYEKSPRSVSLETAREIARQLPPFVAKVGVFVDAAEEVVRKHVAGCGLDTLQFHGDEPPEFCGKFSPLKVYKAFRIQNPDSLRMLPAYRTDAWLLDGYVPDKLGGSGATFNWGLAVEAKKLGRPIILAGGLTPENVADAVRKAQPYAVDVSSGVESSPGKKDPSKMWKFVAAAKAAAEQVEK
- a CDS encoding tryptophan synthase subunit beta (catalyzes the formation of L-tryptophan from L-serine and 1-(indol-3-yl)glycerol 3-phosphate), translated to MNAVASQNLPDLEGHFGPYGGRFVPETLMHALRELEDEYHRAQKDPEFQREFEYYLKEFCGRPTPLYF